In Treponema vincentii, a single window of DNA contains:
- the rd gene encoding rubredoxin codes for MDKYVCDLCGYEYDPSAGDPEGNIKPGTQFEDLPDTWVCPLCGVSKDGFKKV; via the coding sequence ATGGATAAATATGTATGTGATTTATGTGGTTATGAGTATGATCCGAGCGCGGGTGATCCTGAGGGTAACATTAAACCGGGTACTCAGTTTGAGGATTTGCCCGATACGTGGGTATGTCCGCTCTGCGGCGTCTCAAAGGACGGATTCAAAAAGGTTTAA
- a CDS encoding radical SAM protein, protein MIRDFCCVEYEHCTACPKRCGVNRNAGERGFCGETVELRIAWAGLHFGEEPPVSGAGGSGTIFLTGCNLRCVFCQNFQISQEGMGRAVTEREFIEICLTLQSAGAENINIVTGSHAIPALGAGLRAAKQHGLTIPVVWNSSAYETVSALESIADTVDGWLPDLKTLNTETSRRVFAAPDYPEQACAAIKTMARLSPLNLTPPDERYPFGKMLSGVIVRHLALPGKLEDSQAVLRWFAQRLKSKALLSLMTQYTPITANPKARRIDAFSNRLLNESEDIRLRTFLEDLNIDDGFYQELVSNLDWLPDFNRIQTFSSTLSKPLWHWKTGWVH, encoded by the coding sequence ATGATACGGGATTTTTGCTGCGTAGAATATGAGCACTGTACCGCCTGTCCAAAGCGCTGCGGGGTAAATAGGAACGCCGGTGAACGCGGCTTTTGTGGAGAAACGGTGGAACTGCGCATTGCATGGGCAGGATTACACTTCGGAGAAGAACCTCCGGTAAGCGGCGCAGGAGGATCGGGAACAATATTCCTTACCGGCTGTAACCTCCGCTGCGTTTTTTGCCAAAACTTTCAAATTTCACAAGAGGGCATGGGACGTGCCGTAACGGAACGGGAATTTATCGAAATATGCCTCACACTTCAGAGCGCAGGCGCGGAAAACATCAACATCGTTACGGGCAGCCATGCGATACCGGCTTTGGGGGCAGGGCTTCGAGCCGCAAAACAGCACGGCTTAACTATTCCCGTCGTCTGGAACTCCTCCGCATACGAAACGGTGTCCGCACTCGAATCGATTGCGGACACCGTCGACGGCTGGCTCCCCGATCTCAAAACGCTTAATACCGAAACATCCCGCCGCGTTTTTGCCGCCCCGGATTATCCCGAACAAGCCTGTGCTGCAATCAAGACAATGGCGCGGCTTTCTCCCCTCAACCTTACACCGCCCGATGAGCGGTATCCGTTCGGTAAAATGCTGTCGGGTGTTATTGTCCGGCATCTCGCACTTCCGGGAAAATTAGAGGATTCGCAAGCAGTACTCCGTTGGTTTGCCCAAAGGCTGAAAAGCAAGGCGCTGCTTTCGCTGATGACTCAGTACACGCCCATTACGGCAAATCCGAAAGCGCGGCGTATCGATGCTTTTTCCAACCGCCTACTCAACGAATCCGAGGACATCAGATTGCGCACTTTTCTTGAAGATTTAAACATCGACGACGGGTTTTATCAGGAATTAGTAAGCAACTTGGATTGGCTCCCCGACTTTAACCGCATACAAACCTTTTCTTCCACACTGTCAAAACCGCTCTGGCATTGGAAGACCGGCTGGGTGCATTAA
- a CDS encoding TRAP transporter permease — protein sequence MATEKTIDQKALLEEFERESRTRNFVNPIFTKILKWTALLVTFYHLAYASGYIRPETLRHRSIHVGMILLMTFAIYPAFKRSSRKVIAWYDYILMILSVIIPVYMWVNYQAIIDRVGDANLTDVIMGTILVALVIEAARRITGWALPVIGIIFMIYALMGARQGLIPINVPGLFLHRGFKWPKLIGHLFSNTEGIYGTSVNVSSTYIFLFIVFGEIMNKCGMGKFFNDIAIGLAGHTKGDPAKVAVIAAGLLGSINGSAIANVVTTGSFTIPLMKKIGYSKEFSGAVSSTASVGGQLLPPIMGAAAFIMAETLGIKYKEIVVAAAIPALIYYLGIIFQIQLRASKDKLDGMPKDQLPKVKETLKMYWHLTIPILFLVYMLFFSGYTVIKGAFLTILLTIIIAQLKKETRMSLKDIEAAFVASAKSTVSVAIACACVGIVIGVSSLTGFTINMASAIISLGGKSLLLTLVFTMVTCMLLGMGLPSIPAYIITVTIAAPALIELGIAPLAAHLFCFYFAMFANITPPVALASFAAAGISGGNPMKTGIVSIKLALAGFIIPYMFVYNNQLLLMNTNILQGIQVALTACVGVFLISAAVEGYFHTKVNIFMRLVMLAGAFLLIDSALLTDLAGVGIFVASIFIQRILARREARHAAA from the coding sequence TTGGCTACAGAAAAAACAATAGACCAAAAGGCTCTCTTGGAAGAATTTGAACGAGAAAGCAGAACTCGAAACTTTGTTAACCCGATTTTTACAAAGATTCTCAAATGGACTGCGCTGCTGGTTACCTTTTACCATTTGGCGTATGCTTCCGGCTATATCCGTCCGGAAACGTTGCGCCATCGTTCCATTCACGTCGGCATGATTTTGCTGATGACGTTTGCAATCTATCCTGCATTTAAAAGATCGAGTAGAAAAGTTATTGCATGGTATGATTACATACTGATGATTTTGTCCGTTATCATTCCCGTCTACATGTGGGTGAATTATCAAGCGATTATCGACAGGGTAGGGGACGCAAACCTGACGGACGTTATCATGGGTACCATATTGGTTGCATTGGTAATAGAGGCTGCGCGGCGGATTACGGGTTGGGCATTACCGGTCATCGGGATCATCTTTATGATTTATGCGCTGATGGGTGCCCGCCAAGGACTTATCCCGATAAACGTGCCGGGTCTGTTTTTGCATAGAGGGTTTAAATGGCCTAAATTGATCGGGCACCTCTTTTCCAACACGGAAGGCATTTACGGTACGTCGGTCAACGTTTCTTCAACGTACATTTTCTTATTCATCGTATTCGGCGAAATTATGAATAAATGCGGGATGGGAAAATTCTTTAACGATATTGCCATCGGTTTGGCGGGGCATACGAAAGGCGATCCTGCAAAGGTAGCCGTTATTGCGGCGGGCTTGCTTGGAAGTATCAACGGGTCTGCAATTGCGAATGTCGTTACCACCGGTTCGTTTACAATCCCGCTTATGAAAAAAATCGGGTACAGTAAAGAATTCTCCGGTGCGGTTTCGTCAACCGCTTCCGTAGGTGGTCAGCTTTTACCGCCGATTATGGGCGCCGCCGCATTTATTATGGCGGAAACACTCGGTATTAAATACAAGGAGATTGTCGTTGCGGCGGCTATCCCTGCGCTGATTTACTATTTGGGTATTATCTTCCAGATTCAACTGCGTGCGTCGAAGGACAAACTCGACGGTATGCCGAAAGATCAGCTGCCCAAGGTGAAAGAAACGTTGAAGATGTACTGGCACCTGACCATCCCGATTTTATTCTTGGTGTATATGCTGTTCTTCAGCGGTTATACCGTTATCAAAGGCGCTTTTTTAACCATCCTTTTAACAATCATTATTGCGCAGCTGAAAAAAGAAACGCGCATGAGCTTGAAAGATATAGAGGCTGCTTTTGTCGCTTCCGCAAAATCGACGGTATCGGTTGCGATTGCCTGTGCTTGTGTCGGTATCGTTATCGGTGTGTCGAGTTTAACCGGCTTTACTATCAATATGGCAAGCGCGATTATCTCGCTCGGCGGAAAGAGCTTGTTGTTGACGCTCGTCTTTACGATGGTTACCTGTATGCTGCTTGGTATGGGCTTACCGAGTATTCCTGCGTACATTATTACCGTAACGATTGCGGCTCCTGCGCTGATAGAGCTCGGCATTGCGCCTTTGGCTGCTCACCTGTTCTGCTTCTACTTTGCGATGTTTGCCAATATTACGCCGCCGGTTGCACTTGCCTCATTTGCAGCGGCAGGTATATCGGGCGGTAATCCGATGAAGACGGGGATTGTGTCCATTAAGCTTGCGCTCGCCGGTTTTATCATTCCATATATGTTCGTCTACAATAATCAACTGTTATTGATGAATACGAATATTTTGCAAGGTATTCAGGTTGCGCTTACCGCATGCGTCGGAGTCTTTTTAATCAGTGCCGCCGTAGAAGGGTATTTCCATACTAAGGTGAATATTTTCATGCGGCTGGTGATGCTTGCAGGAGCGTTCTTGCTCATCGACAGCGCCTTATTAACCGACCTTGCCGGTGTCGGCATCTTTGTTGCGTCTATCTTTATCCAGCGCATACTCGCGCGGAGAGAGGCACGGCACGCAGCCGCCTAA